A DNA window from Rossellomorea marisflavi contains the following coding sequences:
- a CDS encoding ABC transporter ATP-binding protein — translation MSQLHIKSLSKQFDHHPVLRDLSLQVEEGEFVSILGPSGSGKTTLFHLIGGMMEPEEGFIILNGENINGKTGFISYMPQDHALLPWRTVLGNVILGQEIHGRKDEEQARKWIGRAGLSGYEGAYPDELSGGMKQRVAFIRALMSPQSLLCLDEPFSSLDEFTRLDMQKWLMDIWEEDKRSVLFITHNIDEALFLSDRIIVLSGKPSSVQKEFRVPYARPRDEGIILSAEFLEHKKEIFRELTKHVQHD, via the coding sequence ATGAGTCAGCTACACATCAAGTCTTTATCGAAGCAATTCGATCATCACCCTGTCCTTCGGGATCTATCCCTTCAGGTTGAAGAAGGGGAGTTCGTGTCCATCCTTGGCCCTTCAGGCAGCGGGAAAACTACACTCTTTCATTTGATTGGCGGGATGATGGAACCTGAAGAAGGCTTCATCATTCTCAACGGGGAGAATATCAACGGTAAGACCGGGTTCATCAGCTACATGCCGCAGGATCATGCGTTATTACCGTGGAGAACGGTTCTCGGAAATGTGATCCTGGGTCAGGAAATTCACGGGAGGAAAGACGAGGAACAGGCTAGAAAGTGGATCGGGCGTGCAGGACTTTCAGGTTATGAGGGGGCGTATCCCGATGAGCTCTCCGGTGGGATGAAGCAAAGGGTCGCTTTCATCAGGGCCTTGATGAGTCCGCAATCCCTGCTGTGCCTTGATGAGCCGTTCTCCAGTCTCGATGAGTTCACAAGGCTCGACATGCAAAAATGGCTCATGGATATCTGGGAAGAGGATAAGAGATCAGTTCTCTTCATCACCCATAACATAGACGAGGCACTTTTCCTGTCTGATCGCATCATTGTGTTATCGGGGAAGCCTTCGAGCGTTCAGAAAGAATTCAGGGTGCCCTATGCGCGTCCAAGGGACGAAGGGATCATTTTAAGCGCGGAATTTCTTGAGCACAAAAAAGAAATCTTCAGGGAGTTGACGAAGCATGTTCAGCATGATTGA
- a CDS encoding ABC transporter substrate-binding protein: protein MRKWIMVVSAILLLTACSSGGTEKEKLKKVSVVLDWTPNTNHTGLYVAKEKGYFEKQGLDVDIIMPGEAGADQLVASGKADFGVGYQEGVTQARVQNVPIVSIAAIIQHNTSGFAAPKDKGITKPEDFEGKTYGGWGSPVEEAVMSSIMKQEGADVKKVNFVNMGDTDFFTAVKRDIDFAWIFYGWTGIEAELRGEELDMMYVKDYSDKLDYYTPVLTTNESHIEDDPDTVKAFLKAATEGYEYSIEHPDEAGKILLKEAPDLDEELVMKSQEWLAPKYKDDAERWGEQKAEVWKNYADWMFDNGLLDKKLDSQKAYTNEFLPGE from the coding sequence TTGAGAAAATGGATCATGGTCGTAAGTGCAATCCTCCTGCTGACTGCATGCAGTTCAGGCGGAACTGAAAAAGAAAAACTCAAAAAGGTATCGGTCGTCCTTGATTGGACCCCGAATACAAACCATACCGGTTTGTATGTGGCAAAAGAAAAAGGATATTTTGAAAAGCAAGGACTCGATGTTGACATCATCATGCCAGGTGAAGCAGGTGCGGACCAATTGGTAGCATCGGGAAAGGCGGATTTCGGTGTGGGGTATCAGGAAGGTGTCACACAGGCAAGGGTTCAGAATGTACCGATCGTCTCGATTGCGGCCATCATACAGCATAATACATCGGGCTTTGCAGCACCGAAAGACAAAGGGATCACCAAGCCTGAAGACTTCGAAGGCAAGACATACGGTGGATGGGGTTCTCCCGTAGAGGAAGCGGTCATGAGCTCGATCATGAAACAGGAAGGGGCCGACGTGAAGAAGGTCAACTTCGTGAATATGGGGGATACTGACTTCTTTACGGCTGTGAAAAGGGATATCGACTTTGCCTGGATCTTTTATGGCTGGACGGGGATTGAAGCCGAACTCCGTGGGGAAGAACTTGATATGATGTACGTCAAGGATTACTCGGATAAGCTTGACTACTACACCCCTGTCCTCACGACGAACGAATCACATATAGAGGATGATCCTGACACGGTCAAGGCATTCCTGAAGGCAGCAACGGAAGGATATGAGTACAGCATCGAACATCCGGATGAAGCAGGCAAGATCCTCCTAAAAGAAGCACCCGACCTTGATGAAGAGCTCGTCATGAAAAGCCAGGAATGGCTTGCACCGAAATACAAAGACGATGCGGAGAGATGGGGAGAGCAGAAAGCGGAAGTATGGAAGAATTACGCTGATTGGATGTTCGATAATGGACTTCTCGATAAGAAACTTGATAGTCAAAAAGCCTACACAAATGAATTTTTACCTGGAGAGTGA
- the putP gene encoding sodium/proline symporter PutP: MDINIETLTAIIIYLVGMLIIGYLAAKLTSDLSDYVLGGRRLTAGVAALSAGSSDMSGWLMLGLPGAVYASGMGSIWLAIGLAIGAYLNWQFIAKPFRVYTEVAKDSITVPDYFENRFRDHSKVLRVFSAIIILIFFTFYTSSSLVGGAILLEQSFGMNYQLALWVGAGVILSYTFFGGFLAASWTDFIQGILMFLALIIIPIVAIIELGGWSETVSKVGSIDPSHLNVYTGATFASVVSLLAWGLGYFGQPHIIVRFMGIKSTREIPKARLIGMTWMVVSLFGAIFIGFTGFAYFADNPLGNPETVFISFSQILFNPWVAGFLLAAILSAIMSTVDSQLLVSSSALAQDFYKAIFRKEASKKEEMLVGRISVLVIAVIAIFLGYNPNSSVLQLVSYAWAGFGAAFGPLIIFSLFWKRMTRNGALAGMLVGAVTVILWAIPEDGFLGIYELLPGFIFSSLAIIIVSLTGKGPDKEVIEEFELVQTKLKQ; encoded by the coding sequence ATGGACATTAATATCGAAACATTGACAGCGATCATCATTTACCTTGTAGGGATGCTGATCATCGGGTATTTAGCAGCAAAATTAACTAGTGATCTATCAGATTATGTTTTAGGTGGAAGACGCTTGACCGCAGGAGTGGCAGCACTCAGCGCAGGTTCATCCGATATGAGCGGGTGGCTCATGCTCGGACTGCCGGGAGCGGTTTATGCTTCCGGGATGGGGTCGATCTGGCTGGCGATCGGGCTTGCAATCGGTGCATACCTTAACTGGCAGTTCATTGCTAAGCCATTCAGAGTGTATACGGAAGTAGCGAAAGATTCTATCACAGTCCCGGATTACTTCGAAAATCGATTCCGCGATCACAGCAAAGTACTTCGAGTTTTTTCTGCAATAATCATCCTCATTTTCTTTACATTCTACACATCTTCAAGTCTGGTAGGTGGAGCCATTCTCCTGGAGCAATCCTTCGGGATGAATTATCAGCTGGCCCTTTGGGTCGGAGCGGGTGTCATCCTCTCTTACACGTTCTTTGGAGGATTCCTGGCCGCAAGCTGGACGGATTTCATCCAGGGAATCCTGATGTTCCTTGCTCTCATCATCATTCCGATCGTAGCCATCATCGAGCTTGGCGGGTGGAGTGAAACGGTCAGCAAGGTTGGAAGCATCGATCCATCCCATCTCAACGTCTATACGGGAGCAACCTTTGCATCCGTCGTATCGCTCCTTGCATGGGGGCTCGGATATTTCGGTCAGCCTCATATCATCGTTCGATTCATGGGGATCAAATCGACCAGGGAGATACCTAAGGCAAGATTGATCGGGATGACGTGGATGGTTGTTTCCCTCTTCGGGGCAATCTTTATTGGATTTACCGGCTTTGCGTATTTTGCAGATAATCCATTGGGTAATCCGGAAACAGTGTTCATCTCGTTTTCACAAATCTTGTTCAACCCTTGGGTTGCCGGTTTCTTACTCGCAGCGATTCTCTCAGCAATCATGAGCACGGTAGATTCTCAGTTGCTGGTATCTTCAAGTGCGCTTGCACAGGATTTTTATAAAGCCATCTTTAGGAAAGAGGCAAGCAAGAAGGAAGAGATGCTTGTTGGAAGAATTTCTGTCTTGGTCATCGCCGTCATCGCGATTTTCCTTGGTTATAATCCCAACAGTTCTGTATTACAACTTGTCAGCTATGCATGGGCAGGATTCGGGGCGGCATTCGGTCCTCTGATCATCTTCAGTCTCTTCTGGAAACGAATGACGCGTAATGGAGCCCTTGCAGGAATGTTAGTCGGTGCTGTAACGGTCATCCTGTGGGCAATACCCGAAGACGGTTTCTTAGGGATCTATGAGCTTCTGCCAGGTTTCATTTTCTCCTCATTGGCCATTATCATCGTCAGTTTGACAGGAAAAGGACCGGACAAAGAAGTCATAGAGGAATTCGAGCTTGTACAAACAAAATTGAAACAATAG
- a CDS encoding transcriptional regulator SplA domain-containing protein, giving the protein MEINNQNAIYQAGDIVYVIYRNPHTQSVANVQAAAVVNDPEHPEELALFMYETYYPLTNEVAVYASEADAEAAYTQSFGQM; this is encoded by the coding sequence ATGGAAATCAACAATCAAAATGCTATCTATCAGGCGGGTGATATCGTCTATGTCATCTACCGCAACCCCCACACTCAAAGCGTGGCGAATGTCCAGGCTGCAGCTGTGGTCAATGACCCGGAACATCCGGAAGAACTTGCTCTGTTCATGTACGAAACTTATTATCCATTGACGAATGAGGTCGCTGTTTACGCTTCAGAAGCAGATGCTGAAGCAGCATATACACAATCATTCGGTCAGATGTAG
- a CDS encoding phosphotransferase enzyme family protein translates to MLDLISAFFSEEDAERFKVKRVGECVWVVDGPGGTFYLKRRMEMDLEEKITTYLHRCSIMAELPHPTRQGGFITWSGECGYALYACIPGIRPGWDASNMSAIGTYLANLHAVFMHFPSERVKTWDISLHTMEWIQQCSHSTAIDWARSLMIPFCSQDLEGGKQLVHGDVHPGNLLIDKEGDVGIIDFHRLRVAHRMADAAYFCTHLIIHNGISLPLITAFLKGYGAESPFKEGEVAQFMHHLTMFIIQYAFYLGQADDPFASLSQLTAVSEAVHDLMSPPRNT, encoded by the coding sequence ATGCTAGACCTCATTTCCGCATTTTTTTCTGAGGAAGATGCAGAACGGTTCAAGGTGAAAAGGGTAGGTGAATGCGTATGGGTGGTGGACGGTCCAGGGGGCACTTTTTATCTGAAAAGGAGGATGGAGATGGACTTGGAAGAGAAGATCACCACATATCTTCATCGCTGTTCCATCATGGCGGAGTTGCCTCACCCAACACGACAAGGAGGATTCATTACCTGGTCGGGTGAATGCGGGTACGCCCTATACGCATGCATTCCAGGAATCCGCCCTGGATGGGATGCTTCGAACATGTCTGCTATCGGGACCTATTTGGCCAATCTTCATGCGGTCTTCATGCACTTTCCGTCCGAGAGAGTCAAAACATGGGACATCTCCCTTCATACGATGGAGTGGATCCAGCAATGCAGCCATTCTACAGCCATCGACTGGGCACGGTCCCTTATGATTCCATTTTGCAGTCAGGATCTTGAGGGAGGAAAGCAGCTTGTGCATGGTGATGTTCATCCCGGGAATCTCCTTATCGATAAAGAAGGGGATGTTGGCATCATCGACTTTCACCGGCTGCGTGTCGCCCACCGAATGGCGGACGCAGCCTATTTCTGCACCCACCTCATCATTCACAATGGCATATCCCTGCCATTGATCACTGCATTCTTAAAAGGTTACGGTGCTGAATCCCCTTTTAAGGAAGGGGAGGTTGCACAATTCATGCATCATCTTACCATGTTCATCATTCAATATGCCTTTTACCTTGGGCAGGCAGACGATCCCTTCGCTTCATTATCCCAGCTCACAGCGGTATCCGAAGCGGTTCACGATCTGATGTCCCCTCCAAGAAATACTTGA
- a CDS encoding ABC transporter permease: MMNGIRKGWRPVSALILLFIFWQVAVKVFTIPQWLLPSPMKVISEGMASWDSFRIHLTSTVGLSVSGFLIGCAAGLAVAVTLHLLPGVREAVYPLMILSQNVPIIVLAPLLVIWFGFGLLPKFLVITLVCFFPIAVSTMDGFRQTGRHYIHYMKMAGATKGQIFRKVEWPHALPSIFSGLKIAATYSVMGAVISEWLGSQKGIGVYMTLASSAFRTDRVFVAIFAIMILSLLFFTVIVLLERWCVKGKKEELK; the protein is encoded by the coding sequence ATGATGAACGGAATCAGGAAGGGATGGCGGCCGGTTTCGGCCCTCATCCTTTTATTCATCTTCTGGCAGGTGGCGGTGAAGGTGTTCACCATCCCCCAATGGTTGCTGCCATCCCCTATGAAGGTTATTTCCGAGGGCATGGCTTCATGGGACTCCTTCCGTATCCATCTTACTTCTACAGTCGGGCTCTCCGTTTCCGGCTTCTTGATCGGATGTGCTGCGGGTCTCGCTGTGGCTGTCACACTGCATCTTCTTCCAGGGGTGAGGGAAGCGGTCTATCCGCTGATGATCTTATCGCAAAATGTGCCCATCATCGTACTCGCCCCACTTTTGGTCATATGGTTCGGTTTTGGCCTGCTGCCTAAGTTCCTGGTAATCACGCTTGTGTGCTTCTTTCCGATAGCAGTCTCCACCATGGACGGGTTCAGGCAGACTGGACGCCATTATATTCACTATATGAAAATGGCTGGGGCCACCAAGGGGCAGATCTTCAGGAAGGTGGAGTGGCCCCATGCCCTTCCATCCATCTTCTCAGGTCTGAAGATTGCGGCCACATACAGCGTCATGGGAGCTGTCATTTCTGAGTGGCTTGGGTCTCAGAAGGGAATCGGTGTCTATATGACGCTTGCATCCTCGGCATTCAGGACCGATCGTGTATTCGTGGCGATCTTCGCCATCATGATCTTGAGCTTGTTGTTTTTCACGGTCATCGTCCTCCTGGAGCGATGGTGTGTGAAAGGGAAGAAGGAGGAATTGAAATGA
- a CDS encoding thiamine-binding protein → MANALVSIQIIPKTKNGEDVIPYVDEAIAVIEESGVHYEVNPLETTMEGELSELFKIVERMNEKMIARGSVNVISQIKVLYQPQGIEMTDLTGKYRS, encoded by the coding sequence ATGGCAAATGCATTGGTCAGTATTCAAATCATCCCGAAAACGAAGAATGGTGAAGATGTCATCCCTTATGTCGACGAAGCGATCGCAGTCATAGAAGAATCGGGAGTGCATTATGAAGTGAATCCGTTGGAAACGACAATGGAAGGTGAACTCAGCGAGTTGTTCAAGATCGTGGAGCGCATGAATGAGAAGATGATCGCAAGGGGAAGCGTGAATGTCATCTCTCAGATCAAGGTTCTCTATCAGCCTCAAGGCATCGAAATGACGGATCTTACCGGTAAATACCGTTCATGA
- a CDS encoding TatD family hydrolase, translated as MFSMIDAHIHWDGYSPGQRSVILDSLDRHGVKAMIAVGMDLKSSRETLDLSLIDGRVKAAAGFHPEQELPSTEEIEEIFTFLDQHAESLVAVGEVGLPYYKMQGDATLEMKPYEELLERFIVKAKSLDKPVVLHCIYEHASVACNLLERHSVEKAHFHWFKGDEAILERVLSNGYKLSVTPDVMYEDEIQKIVQKAALDAIMVETDGPWPFEGPFKGQMTHPSMMRKTIECIASIKKLDETETAERIFTETKQFYRLSI; from the coding sequence ATGTTCAGCATGATTGATGCCCATATCCATTGGGATGGGTATTCTCCCGGGCAACGTTCTGTAATCCTTGATTCCCTCGATCGCCATGGGGTTAAGGCGATGATTGCTGTGGGGATGGACTTGAAGTCGAGCAGGGAAACATTGGACCTGTCCTTGATCGATGGGCGGGTGAAGGCGGCAGCCGGGTTCCACCCGGAACAGGAGCTTCCTTCTACGGAAGAAATCGAGGAGATCTTCACCTTCCTAGATCAGCATGCGGAATCACTGGTTGCCGTGGGGGAGGTGGGTCTCCCTTATTACAAAATGCAGGGTGATGCGACCCTTGAAATGAAACCCTATGAAGAATTGCTGGAGAGGTTCATTGTGAAGGCGAAGTCCCTTGATAAGCCTGTCGTCCTCCATTGCATTTACGAGCATGCCAGTGTAGCATGTAATCTGTTGGAGCGTCATTCGGTGGAGAAGGCGCATTTTCACTGGTTCAAAGGGGACGAAGCGATTCTTGAGAGGGTGCTGTCCAATGGATATAAATTGTCGGTCACTCCGGATGTGATGTATGAAGATGAGATTCAAAAGATCGTGCAAAAAGCCGCGCTTGATGCCATCATGGTTGAAACCGACGGCCCCTGGCCGTTTGAAGGGCCATTTAAAGGGCAGATGACCCACCCCAGTATGATGAGAAAAACCATTGAATGCATCGCCTCAATCAAAAAGCTGGATGAAACCGAGACTGCCGAGAGGATCTTTACCGAAACAAAGCAATTTTACAGGCTCTCCATCTAA
- a CDS encoding aldo/keto reductase has protein sequence MERIKITEDLSFSRIVHGFWRLADWDYTKEETLSLIQHDLEQGITTFDHADLYGSYKCEELFGEALSLKPSLRDQMEIVTKCGIVIPSEQRPQHRTHHYNTSKSHILESVDQSLKNLSTDYIDVLLIHRPDPFMDPEQVADAFTQLKDAGKVKHFGVSNFKHHQWSMLQAHLPFPLVTNQIELSAYELENIEDGTLNLCQEKKVPPMAWSPLAGGAIFKQGDEKADRLRAALEKVQGETGANGIDEILYAWLLTHPARIMPIVGSGKKERIQSAINSLNITLNHDQWFEILHASMGHEVP, from the coding sequence ATGGAAAGAATAAAAATCACTGAAGACCTCAGTTTCTCAAGAATCGTCCACGGTTTTTGGAGGCTTGCAGACTGGGATTATACAAAAGAAGAAACCCTCTCACTGATCCAGCATGACCTGGAACAAGGCATTACAACATTTGATCACGCAGATTTATATGGCTCGTACAAATGTGAAGAGCTATTCGGAGAGGCTCTTTCACTGAAGCCTTCTTTGCGGGACCAGATGGAGATCGTCACTAAATGCGGAATCGTCATTCCTTCCGAACAACGACCGCAGCACCGTACCCACCATTACAATACATCGAAGTCCCATATCCTTGAATCTGTGGATCAGTCACTGAAGAACCTGTCAACAGATTATATCGACGTCCTGCTGATTCACCGTCCCGATCCATTCATGGACCCTGAACAAGTTGCAGACGCCTTCACTCAGTTGAAAGACGCCGGTAAGGTTAAACATTTCGGTGTCTCGAATTTCAAACATCACCAATGGTCCATGCTTCAGGCACATCTTCCTTTCCCGCTTGTGACCAACCAGATCGAACTATCTGCTTACGAGCTTGAAAACATCGAAGACGGCACGCTGAACCTTTGTCAGGAGAAGAAGGTGCCACCAATGGCCTGGTCACCACTTGCCGGAGGAGCCATCTTCAAACAAGGCGATGAAAAAGCAGACCGCCTGCGCGCTGCACTTGAAAAAGTACAAGGCGAAACTGGTGCCAACGGAATCGACGAAATCCTGTACGCCTGGCTCCTCACACACCCTGCACGCATCATGCCGATTGTCGGATCGGGCAAAAAAGAACGAATTCAATCAGCCATCAACTCACTGAACATCACCCTCAACCACGACCAATGGTTCGAAATCCTCCACGCCTCAATGGGACACGAAGTCCCTTAA
- a CDS encoding dicarboxylate/amino acid:cation symporter, whose amino-acid sequence MKLNLTTKIILALILGAIVGLLLNLFAKDWFDVLDPYLLTPLGQIFLNLISMLVVPIVFLSIVLGTAGLGDPKKLGRIGVKTVSFFLITTCIAIVIGLLMAYAIDPGMVEGIDKSQAEGYKTEEAPPVGETLLNIIPKNPIASMSEGNMLQIIAFAIFVGLGLTALGDKTKGILKLFEQGNDLMMYLVGIVMKFAPYGTFGLLASAIGSQGLSALKAMWLYFLVVLLALIVHGVVTYGSAVGFLAKKNPLWFFKNFSPAMSVAFGTSSSNATLPVSMEVAQEKLKVSKTVSSFVQPLGATINMDGTAIMQGVATVFIAQVYGIDLSMEQLVTVVLTAVLASIGTAGVPGVGLIMLAMVLNSVNLPVEGIGLILGIDRLLDMARTAINISGDAACALYVSESEKKRTIKEQRGESVRS is encoded by the coding sequence ATGAAACTGAACCTGACAACAAAGATTATCTTGGCCCTGATTTTGGGTGCCATAGTAGGGTTGCTACTCAATCTATTCGCTAAGGACTGGTTCGATGTCCTTGACCCATATCTATTGACCCCGCTGGGACAAATCTTCCTAAACTTAATCAGCATGCTTGTCGTACCCATCGTTTTCCTATCCATCGTCCTTGGGACAGCAGGATTGGGAGATCCGAAGAAGCTTGGAAGGATCGGAGTCAAGACTGTATCATTCTTCTTGATCACTACGTGCATCGCGATTGTGATCGGTCTTCTCATGGCCTACGCGATCGACCCGGGAATGGTCGAGGGCATCGATAAATCACAGGCGGAGGGGTATAAGACAGAAGAGGCTCCACCTGTAGGAGAAACCTTGTTGAATATCATTCCGAAGAACCCGATTGCTTCAATGAGCGAAGGCAATATGCTCCAGATCATTGCATTCGCCATTTTCGTAGGACTCGGTCTGACCGCACTTGGTGATAAGACGAAAGGGATATTAAAGCTCTTTGAACAAGGTAATGATTTGATGATGTATCTCGTGGGCATTGTCATGAAGTTTGCACCTTATGGAACATTCGGCTTGCTTGCTTCAGCCATCGGAAGCCAAGGGCTAAGCGCCCTTAAAGCTATGTGGCTGTACTTCCTAGTCGTGCTTCTCGCCCTCATCGTACACGGTGTGGTGACCTATGGTTCAGCGGTGGGCTTCCTCGCAAAGAAGAATCCGCTATGGTTCTTCAAGAACTTCAGCCCGGCCATGAGTGTGGCTTTCGGGACATCCAGCAGTAATGCCACGTTGCCCGTTTCCATGGAAGTAGCTCAAGAGAAGTTGAAGGTATCCAAAACAGTCAGTTCTTTTGTACAGCCATTAGGCGCCACGATTAATATGGACGGGACCGCCATCATGCAGGGGGTGGCGACAGTGTTCATCGCACAGGTCTATGGAATCGACCTTTCCATGGAGCAGTTGGTCACCGTTGTCCTCACCGCTGTTCTTGCAAGTATCGGTACGGCAGGGGTGCCTGGCGTCGGGCTCATCATGCTTGCCATGGTGTTAAACAGCGTCAACTTGCCGGTAGAAGGGATTGGGTTGATCCTGGGGATTGACCGACTCCTTGACATGGCGAGGACCGCAATCAACATTTCTGGTGATGCTGCATGTGCCTTATACGTTTCAGAGTCTGAAAAGAAGCGCACCATCAAAGAACAGCGCGGCGAATCTGTCAGATCATAA
- the splB gene encoding spore photoproduct lyase, translating to MLKPFMPQLVYFEPGALEYPLGKQLKEKFEKLDVEIRYTTSHNQVRNLPGENHFQKYRIAKSTLVVGVRKTLKFDTSKPSAEYAIPFATGCMGHCHYCYLQTTMGSKPYIRTYVNVDEIFDAADQYIKERAPEFTRFEAACTSDIVGIDHITHTLKRAIEHFGESEHGKLRFVTKFHHVDHLLDAKHNGKTRFRFSINADYVIKNFEPGTSRLDQRIEAAAKVAEAGYPLGFIVAPIYLHEGWEEGYKTMFEHLEATLPASAKKDLTFEFIQHRFTKPAKRVIEKNYPMTKLELNEEERRYKWGKYGIGKYIYQKDEEQDIKDHLYSYMEKAFPDAKLEYFT from the coding sequence ATGCTGAAACCATTCATGCCCCAATTGGTCTACTTTGAACCAGGGGCCCTGGAGTATCCCCTGGGGAAACAGCTAAAAGAAAAGTTTGAGAAACTGGACGTGGAAATCCGCTACACCACTTCCCACAATCAGGTGCGGAATCTGCCGGGAGAAAACCACTTCCAAAAATATAGGATTGCAAAATCGACCCTGGTAGTCGGTGTCAGGAAAACCTTGAAATTCGACACTTCAAAACCTTCCGCAGAATATGCAATTCCATTCGCCACAGGGTGTATGGGGCATTGCCATTATTGCTATCTTCAAACAACGATGGGAAGCAAACCATATATAAGGACCTATGTGAACGTGGATGAGATTTTTGACGCAGCCGATCAGTATATCAAGGAGCGTGCGCCTGAATTCACACGATTCGAGGCGGCCTGTACGTCGGATATTGTGGGGATTGACCATATCACGCATACGCTGAAACGCGCAATCGAACACTTTGGGGAATCAGAACATGGAAAGCTCCGGTTCGTGACGAAATTCCACCATGTCGATCACCTTCTCGATGCGAAGCATAATGGAAAGACACGCTTCAGGTTCAGCATCAATGCCGATTACGTCATCAAGAATTTTGAACCTGGTACATCGCGATTGGATCAACGGATCGAGGCTGCTGCGAAAGTGGCGGAAGCAGGGTACCCACTCGGCTTCATAGTAGCACCCATCTATCTTCACGAAGGATGGGAAGAAGGGTACAAAACCATGTTTGAACACCTTGAAGCCACTTTGCCCGCATCCGCCAAAAAAGATCTCACGTTCGAATTCATCCAGCATCGGTTCACGAAACCTGCAAAACGGGTGATCGAGAAGAATTATCCTATGACAAAACTTGAACTCAATGAAGAAGAACGACGCTATAAGTGGGGGAAATACGGGATAGGGAAATACATTTATCAGAAAGATGAAGAGCAGGATATCAAAGATCATCTATACAGCTATATGGAGAAAGCGTTCCCTGATGCTAAACTTGAATATTTCACATAA